A genomic stretch from Erwinia sp. E_sp_B01_1 includes:
- a CDS encoding RidA family protein, with product MKRYTSSMPYPFARAVEANGFLFLSGQLAMNAKGEPVPGTVEEQTRLIMKNISETLEVCGSSLDRLVKVTVWISDMAHFSAFNEIYRSYFPDGFPARSTVVSQLAYGLDVELEVQALA from the coding sequence ATGAAAAGATATACCAGCTCGATGCCGTACCCTTTTGCGCGCGCAGTTGAGGCTAACGGTTTCCTGTTCCTGTCCGGCCAGCTGGCTATGAATGCAAAGGGTGAACCCGTTCCCGGCACCGTTGAGGAGCAGACGCGCCTGATAATGAAAAACATCAGCGAGACGCTTGAAGTATGCGGCTCCTCGCTGGACCGACTGGTTAAAGTCACCGTCTGGATTTCAGATATGGCGCATTTCAGCGCATTCAATGAAATTTACCGCAGTTACTTCCCGGACGGATTTCCCGCGCGCTCTACCGTTGTCAGCCAGCTGGCGTACGGTCTTGACGTGGAACTGGAAGTTCAGGCTTTAGCCTGA
- a CDS encoding pyridoxal-phosphate dependent enzyme → MNRTRVWMKMEAAQPSGSFKIRGIGFACQYHYGKGARRFISSSGGNAGLAVAYAGRKLGVPVIVVVPETTSERARHLLQLEGAEVIVHGKMWSEANELAMSLLTDQDAFLHPFDDPLLWQGHASMIDEVVEDGIRPDAVILSVGGGGLLAGVDEGLRRNGLDNVPVYAVETQGMSSFNAALEAGKPVEVASLTGVATSLGARQVCQRAFDLAKKRTIVPVTVSDREAVDACLTFLDDHRMLVEPACGASLAPLYGKKLDLSNYKNVLVIVCGGSTATVNSLSTFKA, encoded by the coding sequence ATGAACAGAACCCGCGTCTGGATGAAGATGGAAGCCGCGCAGCCATCAGGATCGTTCAAAATCCGGGGTATTGGCTTTGCCTGTCAGTATCACTACGGGAAGGGTGCGCGTCGTTTTATTTCTTCCTCAGGTGGAAACGCCGGACTGGCGGTCGCCTATGCCGGTCGCAAGCTCGGCGTGCCGGTTATCGTCGTCGTGCCTGAAACCACGTCTGAACGTGCGCGTCACCTGCTGCAGCTTGAAGGGGCAGAGGTCATTGTGCACGGCAAAATGTGGTCAGAAGCTAACGAACTTGCGATGTCACTGCTGACCGATCAGGATGCTTTTCTTCACCCGTTTGACGATCCGCTTCTCTGGCAGGGGCACGCCTCGATGATTGATGAGGTTGTTGAGGACGGTATCAGACCTGACGCCGTGATCCTGTCTGTGGGCGGTGGTGGACTGCTGGCCGGGGTTGATGAAGGACTGCGCCGAAACGGCCTGGATAATGTTCCGGTTTATGCCGTAGAGACGCAGGGCATGTCATCTTTCAACGCCGCTCTTGAAGCCGGTAAACCTGTTGAAGTCGCCTCTCTGACAGGCGTGGCGACCTCTCTTGGCGCACGTCAGGTGTGCCAGCGCGCTTTCGACCTTGCGAAGAAACGCACCATTGTGCCGGTTACCGTCTCCGATCGTGAAGCGGTAGATGCCTGCCTCACTTTCCTTGACGATCACCGTATGCTGGTTGAACCGGCGTGCGGCGCGTCCCTGGCACCGTTGTACGGCAAAAAGCTGGACCTCAGTAATTACAAAAATGTACTGGTCATCGTCTGTGGTGGTTCAACGGCAACGGTGAACTCGCTCAGCACTTTTAAAGCCTAA